One window of Streptomyces sp. NBC_00273 genomic DNA carries:
- a CDS encoding serine/threonine-protein kinase, with amino-acid sequence MTGATDGRLLDGRYRLRVLLGAGGMGEVWRAHDELLDREVALKLIHPAAAQDTHFRARFEREASFTARLAGDPHIVTVYDFRKDPCYHVVMELVEGSSLDTLVRGAPPPLTDVLAWARQICAALHTAHAKEIVHRDLKPSNVILTRTGTVKVVDFGIAALLPGAAPGSRGLTKLTVSGHFLGSPPYASPEQIQGVAVDARTDLYSLGCLLYELVTGAPPFGTGAVHSVLARHLHEPPPPPTELRADVPVGLEGLILDLLAKDREARPPDAAAVDGRLRQLEAPRGYTPTLADPLADADAPRLTDGGTSPADALHLARVFDFRGPDGAPAIAADREHVTSAEECAALLRLLREAPVALHGLVPEPDRLDPARSRVVPAGFRTDGLWVWSDQIAYYLERYRCAPDPALRHHLAQRAPQRPDVPARLLSAAGKLVRGEPRGSLTGRPATDAR; translated from the coding sequence GTGACCGGAGCCACGGACGGCCGGCTGCTCGACGGGCGCTACCGGCTGCGCGTGCTGCTGGGGGCGGGCGGCATGGGCGAGGTGTGGCGCGCCCACGACGAACTGCTCGACCGGGAGGTCGCGCTCAAGCTGATCCACCCCGCCGCGGCGCAGGACACGCACTTCCGGGCCCGGTTCGAGCGCGAGGCCAGTTTCACCGCACGGTTGGCCGGAGACCCGCACATCGTCACGGTCTACGACTTCCGGAAGGACCCCTGCTACCACGTGGTGATGGAGCTGGTCGAGGGCAGCTCGCTGGACACCCTGGTCCGCGGCGCGCCACCGCCCCTGACCGACGTACTCGCATGGGCCCGCCAGATCTGTGCCGCGCTGCACACCGCGCACGCGAAGGAGATCGTCCATCGGGACCTCAAGCCGTCGAACGTCATCCTGACCCGGACCGGAACCGTCAAGGTCGTGGACTTCGGCATCGCCGCGCTGCTGCCCGGAGCCGCGCCGGGCAGCCGGGGCCTGACCAAACTGACGGTGAGCGGGCACTTCCTCGGTAGCCCGCCCTACGCCTCCCCGGAACAGATCCAGGGCGTGGCGGTCGACGCCCGCACCGACCTCTACTCGCTCGGTTGCCTCCTGTACGAACTGGTCACAGGGGCCCCGCCGTTCGGAACCGGAGCGGTCCACTCGGTCCTCGCCCGGCACCTCCACGAACCTCCGCCCCCGCCGACGGAGCTCCGCGCCGACGTGCCCGTCGGCCTGGAAGGGCTCATCCTCGATCTGCTGGCCAAGGACCGCGAGGCACGGCCGCCGGACGCCGCGGCCGTCGACGGGCGGCTCCGGCAGCTGGAGGCTCCTCGTGGCTACACGCCCACGCTGGCCGACCCGCTCGCAGACGCGGACGCCCCGCGACTTACGGACGGCGGCACGTCCCCGGCCGACGCGCTGCACCTCGCGCGGGTCTTCGACTTCCGGGGGCCCGACGGAGCGCCCGCCATCGCGGCCGACCGCGAGCACGTGACCTCCGCCGAGGAGTGCGCCGCCCTGCTCAGGTTGCTCAGGGAGGCTCCCGTGGCCCTGCACGGCCTCGTCCCGGAACCGGACCGCCTTGATCCGGCCCGGAGCAGGGTGGTGCCCGCCGGTTTCCGCACCGACGGCCTCTGGGTCTGGTCCGACCAGATCGCCTACTACCTCGAACGCTACCGGTGCGCCCCGGACCCGGCCCTGCGCCACCACCTCGCGCAGCGCGCCCCGCAGCGGCCGGACGTTCCGGCACGGCTCCTGAGCGCTGCCGGAAAGCTCGTACGGGGCGAGCCCCGGGGCTCGCTGACCGGCCGACCGGCCACCGATGCCAGGTAG
- a CDS encoding Hsp70 family protein: protein MWLNRSSDGKPRSLRKALKVVEQTFRPALLTGRDLDLAAEAFGRALVEALDHDPVLAADLLERPGRRLPAEGYAAALGPARKATLHEVVGHGDRTVLTVIAEAAGRAGDLVLERAAGGRLAVLAGEQDTADSLVSLLRRRQDAGLLDLDTTTQALRAYTARAALAHDAALWSAFFDHLADPLVPDLYPVKLFLGRGGDAVRLADNPVRKREALDCCAASQRLDDVLAALELTRNEGWSERARDFHERAGELLLAAGRPAEALAHCEQAGRRDLVSRCHEQLGDHRAALAACPAEEPDRLASLAAACHPDIDDQVQRGDRIAALGIVSDVLGQLERAARPTERVAEGTAELQGLRAAVVAVERRRLDDLLRQAAAEDRPAVHLEWSRFEEAAGQPAEAAGHAEDAGDLYRAHTLFRKAERFGDADRVLKSEDSAEGRAARAAAREAGGDLLGAARLHEQDGRYEEAVVLYGRADDASAAARCLIRWKGEEAIEDPRLAPFLRRTGDIAELVERCLEAIERRGRDSAAPGLLRSLVEQDDAAVPELQRERVSRALDAVGAVGRKAFEERAAEWAQRARAETDARFAAVWGLDLGTHSCVAALYDAHREQPVICPDGVNSQFASTLTVTEAGEEIVGLTGDQILAPWVVGHISASKRRMGDGMSYTILDRSYRPEEVAARLIAHARTLVEKHLAGQVRERLGELAREALGQVRDDWLDWAAEHHDLTLKRDEVILTIPAYFLNNAKHATRSACEIAGVNAKRLIHEPTAACLAAAAQRRLSGEVAVVDLGAGTLDVSAMEVRGNRYQVRSILGDNEYGGYDYDRIVADELARRLRARGLEVPKTGRARRRLELAAEHLKIALSSQREAEYTLKAYLGQAEVRLELTRDELAVLLADSLRTLRDVCERMLEERGLPPDHLVLVGGPMLSPLISGTVEEVFEAHRTVLSDARTAVAYGAALEGAVLSGHLKEIQLDDVTPFDLGIAVAEADGAMGFSVLIERNTPIPIQKAKTYTTTRDLQTEVDIKVYIGRIEPRSLVGVLRLTGIPPVARGVPQIEVTFGFDRSCVLTVTARDTVTGNSSSAEFTETTLLAPSQIETMLQRYAVQRELEELRRALRRLVEEAAELGDCEPLCREFRERLSAHRPSRRALDPATQGMLAEMYGPQSAEQEGELLSLRAPLLDLLANAREYLSQQVLAERAAAGQHLAHQLGLHLEAMRQGMARVTRWNGVLAALAAVDSDPLARFRALHDAGDHGRALHALEELAEPLTDPDDLRRRLHCLAGAGDVEGYRRTLLADAARLRAVVLDPEDPGAFVASARSALVRVADGSGHEGSGFLISDRHVLTSRRWTAQDPEGMTVRLVEGERAVRRIFLADSSSIATAVLLLAEPVQAAPLRLGFPRLVHIGDLVWAAPDPDDALLPGIVEKFEVFPEQRLQLFKTDLGLPPEAAGGPLLNELGEVIGTLALRAESEPAFAVTTDSLAGLLASAGFGLTGAAGGDGG from the coding sequence ACGACGCAGGCCTTACGGGCGTACACCGCGAGGGCCGCGCTCGCCCATGACGCCGCACTGTGGAGCGCCTTCTTCGACCACCTCGCCGACCCCCTCGTGCCGGACCTGTACCCGGTGAAGCTCTTCCTCGGCCGCGGTGGCGATGCCGTGCGGCTCGCGGACAACCCCGTACGCAAGCGCGAGGCGCTGGACTGCTGCGCGGCCTCGCAGCGCCTCGACGACGTCCTGGCCGCACTGGAACTGACCCGGAACGAAGGCTGGTCCGAGCGGGCCCGGGACTTCCACGAGCGGGCCGGTGAACTCCTCCTCGCCGCAGGCCGGCCCGCCGAGGCGCTGGCGCACTGCGAGCAGGCCGGACGGCGCGATCTGGTGAGCCGCTGCCACGAACAACTCGGCGATCACCGGGCCGCGCTCGCGGCCTGCCCCGCGGAGGAGCCCGACCGGCTGGCCTCCCTCGCCGCCGCCTGCCACCCGGACATCGACGACCAGGTGCAACGGGGCGACCGAATCGCCGCCCTCGGGATTGTCTCGGACGTCCTCGGCCAACTGGAACGGGCCGCGCGGCCGACGGAGCGGGTCGCCGAGGGGACGGCCGAGCTACAGGGGTTACGCGCGGCCGTCGTCGCGGTCGAGCGGCGCCGTCTGGACGATCTGCTGCGCCAGGCCGCCGCCGAGGACCGCCCGGCCGTGCACCTGGAATGGAGCCGGTTCGAGGAGGCGGCCGGGCAGCCCGCGGAAGCGGCCGGGCACGCCGAGGACGCCGGCGATCTCTACCGCGCGCACACCCTCTTCCGGAAGGCCGAGCGGTTCGGCGACGCCGACCGCGTCCTCAAGAGCGAGGACTCCGCCGAGGGCCGGGCCGCTCGCGCGGCGGCCCGCGAAGCCGGCGGCGACCTGCTCGGCGCGGCCCGCCTGCACGAGCAGGACGGGCGGTACGAGGAGGCCGTCGTGCTCTACGGCCGGGCGGACGACGCCTCGGCGGCGGCCCGCTGTCTGATCCGCTGGAAGGGCGAGGAGGCGATCGAGGACCCGCGGCTGGCACCGTTCCTGCGCAGGACGGGCGACATCGCCGAGCTCGTCGAGCGTTGCCTGGAGGCCATCGAGCGCAGGGGACGCGACTCGGCGGCCCCGGGGCTGCTGAGGTCGCTGGTCGAACAGGACGACGCGGCCGTCCCCGAACTGCAGCGGGAACGGGTGAGCCGGGCCCTGGACGCGGTCGGCGCCGTCGGCCGCAAGGCGTTCGAGGAGCGGGCCGCGGAGTGGGCGCAGCGGGCCCGCGCCGAGACGGACGCCCGCTTCGCCGCCGTCTGGGGTCTCGACCTCGGGACCCACTCGTGCGTCGCCGCCCTGTACGACGCGCACCGTGAACAGCCGGTGATCTGTCCGGACGGAGTGAACTCCCAGTTCGCCTCCACCTTGACGGTGACCGAGGCGGGTGAGGAGATCGTCGGACTGACCGGCGACCAGATCCTCGCCCCCTGGGTGGTCGGCCACATCAGCGCGTCCAAGCGCCGGATGGGCGACGGCATGTCCTACACCATCCTCGACCGCTCCTACCGGCCGGAAGAGGTCGCCGCCCGCCTGATCGCGCACGCCCGGACGCTGGTGGAGAAACACCTCGCCGGGCAGGTGCGGGAACGGCTCGGCGAGCTGGCCCGCGAAGCGCTCGGGCAGGTCCGCGACGACTGGCTGGACTGGGCGGCCGAGCACCACGACCTCACCCTGAAACGGGACGAGGTGATCCTCACCATCCCCGCGTACTTCCTCAACAACGCCAAGCACGCCACCCGCAGCGCGTGCGAGATCGCCGGGGTGAATGCCAAGCGCCTGATCCACGAGCCGACAGCGGCTTGCCTGGCGGCCGCCGCCCAGCGGCGCCTCAGCGGCGAGGTCGCCGTCGTGGACCTCGGCGCGGGCACCCTCGACGTGAGCGCCATGGAAGTCCGGGGCAACCGCTACCAGGTCCGGAGCATCCTCGGCGACAACGAGTACGGCGGGTACGACTACGACCGCATCGTGGCCGACGAGCTCGCGCGGCGGCTCCGCGCCCGCGGACTCGAGGTCCCGAAGACCGGCCGGGCGCGCCGACGGCTCGAACTGGCCGCCGAGCACCTCAAGATCGCCCTCTCCTCCCAGCGCGAGGCCGAGTACACCCTCAAGGCCTACCTCGGGCAGGCGGAAGTGCGCCTGGAGCTGACCCGCGACGAACTCGCCGTCCTGCTCGCCGACTCGCTGCGCACCCTGCGCGACGTCTGCGAGCGGATGTTGGAGGAGCGCGGCCTCCCGCCCGACCACCTCGTCCTGGTCGGTGGCCCGATGCTCTCGCCGCTGATCAGCGGGACCGTGGAGGAGGTCTTCGAGGCCCACCGCACCGTCCTGTCGGATGCCCGGACGGCCGTGGCCTATGGCGCCGCCCTGGAAGGGGCGGTGCTCTCCGGCCACCTGAAGGAGATCCAACTGGATGACGTGACCCCCTTCGACCTCGGGATCGCGGTGGCCGAGGCCGACGGCGCCATGGGCTTCTCCGTCCTCATCGAGCGGAACACGCCCATTCCGATCCAGAAGGCGAAGACCTACACCACGACCCGGGACCTTCAGACGGAGGTGGACATCAAGGTCTACATCGGCCGGATCGAGCCCCGTTCGCTGGTGGGGGTCCTGCGGCTGACGGGCATCCCGCCGGTCGCGCGCGGAGTGCCGCAGATCGAAGTGACCTTCGGCTTCGACAGGAGCTGCGTCCTGACGGTCACGGCACGCGACACGGTGACCGGGAACAGCAGCTCGGCCGAGTTCACCGAGACGACCCTGCTCGCACCGAGCCAGATCGAGACGATGTTGCAGCGGTACGCCGTCCAGCGCGAACTGGAGGAACTCAGGCGGGCCCTGCGCCGGCTGGTCGAGGAGGCGGCCGAGCTCGGCGACTGCGAGCCGCTCTGCCGCGAGTTCCGCGAGCGCCTGAGCGCCCACCGGCCGTCCCGCCGGGCCCTGGACCCGGCCACACAGGGCATGCTCGCCGAGATGTACGGCCCGCAATCGGCCGAGCAGGAGGGCGAACTCCTCTCCCTGCGCGCCCCGTTGCTGGATCTGCTGGCCAACGCGCGGGAGTACCTCTCCCAGCAGGTCCTGGCGGAACGGGCAGCCGCGGGACAGCACCTCGCCCACCAGCTCGGATTGCACCTCGAGGCGATGCGGCAGGGCATGGCCCGGGTGACGCGCTGGAACGGCGTGCTCGCGGCCCTCGCCGCCGTGGACAGCGACCCACTGGCGCGCTTCCGCGCGCTGCACGACGCCGGTGACCACGGCAGGGCGCTCCACGCCCTGGAAGAGCTGGCCGAGCCGCTCACCGACCCCGACGACCTCCGGCGACGGCTGCACTGCCTCGCCGGCGCCGGAGACGTGGAGGGCTACCGGCGGACGCTGCTGGCCGACGCGGCCCGGCTGCGCGCGGTCGTGCTCGACCCCGAGGACCCCGGGGCGTTCGTGGCATCGGCCAGGTCCGCCCTGGTGCGGGTGGCGGACGGCAGCGGCCACGAGGGCAGCGGTTTCCTGATCTCGGACCGCCACGTCCTGACCAGCCGGCGATGGACGGCGCAGGACCCCGAGGGGATGACGGTGCGGCTGGTCGAAGGGGAGCGGGCCGTGCGCCGGATCTTCCTCGCCGACTCCTCCTCCATCGCCACGGCCGTGCTGCTCCTGGCCGAGCCGGTGCAGGCGGCGCCGCTGCGCCTGGGCTTTCCCCGGCTCGTCCACATCGGCGACCTCGTCTGGGCTGCCCCGGACCCGGACGACGCACTGCTGCCCGGCATCGTCGAGAAGTTCGAGGTCTTCCCCGAACAGCGGCTCCAGTTGTTCAAGACCGATCTGGGACTGCCCCCCGAAGCGGCCGGCGGCCCCCTGCTCAACGAGCTCGGCGAGGTGATCGGCACCCTGGCCCTGCGCGCGGAGTCGGAGCCCGCCTTCGCCGTCACGACCGACTCGCTGGCCGGCCTGCTCGCGAGCGCCGGATTCGGTCTGACGGGCGCGGCGGGCGGAGACGGCGGGTGA